A window of the Gossypium arboreum isolate Shixiya-1 chromosome 2, ASM2569848v2, whole genome shotgun sequence genome harbors these coding sequences:
- the LOC108456123 gene encoding uncharacterized protein LOC108456123, translating into MNGHSYSKIKGTDVVNQSSRSMESSDLIVPFPQTSKSISNPTPEESIKNSNPNTQCPSVQDDDDDDEAQGTNGEMPVPTLRRHSSVSAAYALQLQAAVKRAFSMRRSSSVSESYCRIHDQYVTLAPPLDDDDESDITGTRRSVKKKKKNNYKNRRDKILKAWKKIFGL; encoded by the coding sequence ATGAACGGGCATTCATATTCCAAGATCAAAGGTACTGATGTTGTCAATCAAAGTTCCAGATCCATGGAGTCTTCAGATCTTATTGTACCATTCCCTCAAACCTCCAAATCCATTTCTAATCCTACCCCGGAAGAGAGCATCAAGAACTCAAACCCCAACACCCAATGTCCATCGGTgcaagatgatgatgatgatgatgaagccCAAGGTACCAATGGAGAGATGCCTGTTCCCACTCTGAGAAGACACAGCTCGGTTTCTGCCGCTTATGCACTCCAGCTCCAGGCTGCGGTCAAAAGAGCGTTTTCAATGCGAAGATCTTCTTCAGTTTCTGAAAGTTACTGTAGGATCCATGACCAGTATGTGACTTTAGCACCACCcttggatgatgatgatgaatcgGACATAACTGGGACTAGAAGATccgtgaagaagaagaagaagaacaacTACAAGAACAGAAGAGACAAGATCCTTAAAGCATGGAAGAAGATTTTTGGACTGTAG